In Saccharothrix violaceirubra, the following are encoded in one genomic region:
- a CDS encoding serine/threonine-protein kinase, whose protein sequence is MSEREHTGRILDGRFELLGRLGSGGMGTVWRALDLGLHREVAIKEVRPADADQIESNPAMAAQLRERVLRESRALARLQHPNVVSIYQIIESPDSPYPWIVMELVRGTSLDARLREGVLTPAEAARLGRDVLAALRSAHSAGVMHRDVKPGNVLLRTDGSAVLTDFGIAALHGSTQLTATGDVIGSPEYIAPERLRGDETQTASDLWSLAMLLYVAVEGIHPMRRATTMATLAAVMTEPVPPPRRAGALAPALNAALRADPAGRPTGDVLDQMFAAAERDQAPPLGPPTPAGFPFPGPPSGPQQPQYAQWPSGPTSRPSIHPPSYPTPVPQTPKRRTGSVVFSLIGVIAVVAATLLVIKLVEGKGTDNGANPSTGSTAAPQNGGRTDVALPTGPKTTAATPAKDDLLTPAGARKVVEALSKVMGGTKVTDLTLWSERASAVAPTAAVENGYDNFAYSNGKATRQGPKGVDADEVTLDLNDVNWDALPALFDQANKELNVPNPTMRYVIIDTGLIDKIATVRVYLANEYGGGYLRANLKGEVEKVYPLGK, encoded by the coding sequence GTGTCTGAGCGAGAGCACACCGGACGGATCCTCGACGGCCGGTTCGAGCTGCTGGGTCGACTGGGCAGCGGCGGCATGGGGACGGTGTGGCGTGCCCTCGACCTGGGGCTGCACCGCGAGGTGGCCATCAAGGAGGTCCGGCCCGCCGACGCGGACCAGATCGAGAGCAACCCCGCGATGGCCGCGCAGCTGCGCGAACGTGTGCTGCGCGAGTCTCGTGCGCTCGCCCGGCTGCAGCACCCGAACGTCGTGTCGATCTACCAGATCATCGAGTCGCCCGACTCGCCGTACCCGTGGATCGTCATGGAGCTGGTCCGCGGCACGTCCCTGGACGCGCGGCTGAGGGAAGGCGTCCTCACCCCGGCCGAGGCGGCGAGGCTCGGGCGCGACGTGCTCGCGGCGTTGCGCTCGGCGCACTCGGCGGGCGTGATGCACCGCGACGTCAAGCCCGGCAACGTGCTGCTGCGGACCGACGGCAGCGCCGTGCTCACGGACTTCGGCATCGCCGCCCTGCACGGCTCGACCCAGCTCACCGCGACCGGCGACGTGATCGGGTCCCCGGAGTACATCGCGCCGGAACGGCTGCGTGGCGACGAGACGCAGACCGCGTCGGACCTGTGGTCGCTCGCGATGCTGCTGTACGTCGCCGTCGAGGGCATCCACCCGATGCGCCGGGCGACCACGATGGCGACCCTCGCCGCCGTCATGACCGAACCCGTCCCGCCGCCGCGCCGCGCGGGCGCCCTGGCACCGGCGCTCAACGCGGCGTTGCGCGCCGACCCCGCCGGCCGGCCGACCGGCGACGTGCTCGACCAGATGTTCGCGGCGGCCGAACGCGACCAGGCACCGCCCCTCGGCCCGCCCACCCCGGCGGGGTTCCCGTTCCCCGGGCCGCCGAGCGGACCCCAGCAGCCCCAGTACGCCCAGTGGCCGTCCGGTCCGACCTCGAGACCGAGCATCCACCCGCCGTCCTACCCGACGCCGGTGCCGCAGACGCCCAAGCGGCGGACGGGTTCCGTGGTGTTCTCGCTGATCGGCGTGATCGCGGTCGTCGCGGCCACGCTGCTGGTGATCAAGCTGGTCGAGGGCAAGGGGACGGACAACGGCGCGAACCCGTCGACCGGGTCGACCGCCGCCCCGCAGAACGGCGGCCGGACGGACGTCGCCCTGCCCACCGGCCCCAAGACCACGGCCGCCACGCCCGCGAAGGACGACCTGCTCACGCCGGCCGGCGCCCGCAAGGTCGTCGAAGCGCTGAGCAAGGTCATGGGCGGCACCAAGGTCACCGACCTGACGCTGTGGTCGGAACGCGCGTCGGCCGTGGCCCCGACGGCGGCGGTCGAGAACGGCTACGACAATTTCGCGTACTCGAACGGCAAGGCCACCAGGCAGGGCCCGAAGGGGGTGGACGCCGACGAGGTGACGCTCGACCTGAACGACGTGAACTGGGACGCCCTGCCCGCGCTGTTCGACCAGGCGAACAAGGAGCTGAACGTCCCCAATCCCACCATGCGCTACGTCATCATCGACACCGGCCTGATCGACAAGATCGCGACGGTCCGGGTCTACCTGGCCAACGAGTACGGCGGCGGCTACCTGCGGGCCAACCTCAAGGGCGAGGTGGAGAAGGTCTACCCGCTCGGCAAATGA
- a CDS encoding DUF4342 domain-containing protein, which produces MSEFKPESSRSAVDAVVDAVRGLVDEGINRRVVVRDSKNDVVLEVPVALGVVAVLAAPVAATIGAGVALAGRCGITLENRRQPSNPPATTVDAEQA; this is translated from the coding sequence ATGAGCGAGTTCAAGCCCGAGTCCTCCCGCAGCGCCGTCGACGCCGTGGTCGATGCCGTTCGCGGATTGGTCGACGAGGGCATCAACCGTCGTGTGGTCGTGCGGGACAGCAAGAACGACGTGGTGTTGGAGGTGCCCGTGGCCCTCGGGGTCGTCGCCGTGCTGGCCGCTCCGGTGGCCGCCACGATCGGCGCCGGTGTCGCGCTGGCCGGTCGGTGTGGAATCACGCTCGAGAACCGCCGGCAGCCCAGCAATCCGCCCGCGACGACGGTCGACGCCGAACAGGCGTAG
- a CDS encoding snapalysin family zinc-dependent metalloprotease, protein MTTTLRRTAGSLAAAFTLVLSFALVQGFGGGTAVAAPAPTAVRVVYYDASQAQEFKAAVDEGAAAWNKAVRNVQLKPATGGNAAVRVYADNGWPRTYQSGFGRGTVYMGREAVNDGFYPPRIATHELGHILGLPDNRNGRCDYLMSGHSSPVSCKSTTPHSTEAAQVERNAGGGIAALARDSRESAFADCFVF, encoded by the coding sequence ATGACAACGACCCTTCGCCGCACCGCCGGTTCGCTGGCGGCGGCCTTCACGCTGGTGCTGTCGTTCGCCCTGGTGCAGGGGTTCGGCGGTGGCACGGCTGTCGCGGCGCCGGCGCCTACCGCCGTGCGCGTCGTCTACTACGACGCGAGCCAGGCTCAAGAGTTCAAGGCCGCGGTCGACGAGGGCGCGGCGGCGTGGAACAAGGCCGTGCGCAACGTCCAGCTCAAGCCGGCGACCGGCGGCAACGCGGCTGTCCGGGTGTACGCGGACAACGGCTGGCCGCGCACCTACCAGTCCGGCTTCGGCCGGGGCACGGTGTACATGGGCCGCGAAGCCGTGAACGACGGCTTCTACCCGCCGCGGATCGCCACGCACGAGCTGGGGCACATCCTCGGCCTGCCGGACAACCGCAACGGCCGGTGCGACTACCTGATGTCGGGCCACAGCTCGCCGGTGTCCTGCAAGTCGACCACGCCGCACTCCACCGAGGCGGCACAGGTCGAGCGCAACGCGGGTGGTGGAATCGCGGCCCTCGCTCGGGACTCGCGTGAATCCGCCTTCGCCGACTGCTTCGTGTTCTAG
- the sigJ gene encoding RNA polymerase sigma factor SigJ, which yields MTDCLARRFEEHRTHLKAVAYRMLGSLTDADDAVQEAWLRLDRTGTAEIDNLGGWLTTVVGRVCLDMLRARRLRREDPLDARLPDPVVDDDDGADPEHRALVADAVGLALLVVLESLNPAERLAFVLHDLFGLPFEQIAPIMDRTPVATRKLASRARRRVRGATPVPDPDPAARRRVVDAFLAAARGGDLTALMAVLDPDVTLRADGGKALPGGMMVLHGADAVAGRLATFHRMATSTTTRHALVNGTAGLVNTAAGELVSIMSFTIAEGRIVSIDILSDPHRLAELDLSDPGR from the coding sequence GTGACCGACTGCCTGGCCCGGCGATTCGAGGAACACCGCACGCACCTCAAGGCGGTGGCCTACCGGATGCTCGGCTCGCTGACCGACGCCGACGACGCCGTCCAGGAAGCCTGGCTGCGGCTGGACCGCACCGGCACCGCGGAGATCGACAACCTGGGCGGCTGGCTGACCACGGTCGTCGGCCGGGTCTGCCTGGACATGCTGCGCGCCCGACGGCTGCGCCGCGAGGACCCGCTGGACGCCCGGCTGCCGGACCCGGTCGTCGACGACGACGACGGCGCCGACCCCGAGCACCGAGCGCTGGTGGCGGACGCCGTAGGCCTGGCGCTGCTGGTCGTGCTGGAGTCGCTGAACCCGGCCGAACGCCTGGCCTTCGTCCTGCACGACCTGTTCGGCCTGCCGTTCGAGCAGATCGCCCCGATCATGGACCGCACGCCGGTGGCGACCAGGAAACTCGCGAGCCGCGCCCGCCGACGCGTGCGGGGCGCGACCCCCGTCCCGGACCCCGACCCGGCCGCGCGACGCCGCGTCGTCGATGCCTTTCTGGCCGCCGCACGCGGTGGCGACCTCACCGCCCTGATGGCCGTCCTCGACCCGGACGTCACGCTGCGCGCCGACGGCGGCAAAGCCCTCCCGGGCGGCATGATGGTCCTGCACGGTGCCGACGCCGTGGCCGGCCGGCTGGCCACGTTCCACCGCATGGCCACCAGCACGACGACCCGTCACGCACTGGTCAACGGCACGGCGGGCCTGGTCAACACCGCGGCGGGGGAGCTGGTCTCGATCATGAGTTTCACGATCGCCGAGGGGCGGATCGTGTCGATCGACATCCTGTCCGACCCCCACCGGCTGGCGGAACTGGACCTCTCCGACCCAGGCCGCTGA
- a CDS encoding RNA polymerase sigma factor — protein sequence MTEAAVVRAHREEWARLVAVLTKRFGDLDVAEEAAAEAFATAVERWPVAGVPPNPGAWLTTTANRKAIDRLRRESRRDDKHGEALTVHDDDAPVGAIDDDRLRLVFTCCHPALAMDARVALTLRMVGGLTVPEVARAFLVAESAMGRRITRAKTKIKEARIPYRVPATEDLPARVSGVLAVLYLVFNEGYLATGPDTDPVRQDLTAEAIRLTRLIRELLPQDGEVTGLLASMLLTEARRPARVSATGELVTLAEQDRGAWNTDLIAEGHGLVRERLATGEPPGRYQLLAAINAVHTSARDIRDTDWSQILALYDHLARVDPSPIVALNRAVAVAELDGPEVALTIVDRLENTLSGYHAYHATRADLLRRLGRSGQSRAAYDRAIDLAGNTAETAHLTRRRDQLR from the coding sequence GTGACCGAGGCGGCGGTCGTCCGTGCCCACCGGGAGGAGTGGGCACGGCTGGTCGCCGTCCTGACCAAGCGCTTCGGCGACCTCGACGTCGCCGAGGAGGCGGCGGCCGAGGCGTTCGCGACCGCCGTCGAACGGTGGCCGGTCGCCGGCGTGCCCCCCAACCCCGGTGCGTGGCTGACCACCACGGCCAACCGCAAGGCCATCGACCGACTGCGGCGTGAGAGCAGACGCGACGACAAGCACGGGGAGGCGTTGACGGTGCACGACGACGACGCGCCCGTCGGCGCCATCGACGACGACCGGCTCAGGTTGGTCTTCACCTGCTGCCACCCGGCACTGGCGATGGACGCCCGCGTAGCGTTGACGCTGCGCATGGTCGGCGGCCTGACCGTGCCCGAGGTCGCCCGCGCCTTCCTGGTGGCCGAAAGCGCCATGGGACGGCGGATCACCCGCGCGAAAACCAAGATCAAGGAGGCCCGCATCCCCTACCGCGTGCCGGCCACCGAGGACCTCCCGGCCCGGGTCTCCGGCGTGCTGGCCGTGCTGTACCTGGTGTTCAACGAGGGCTACCTGGCCACCGGCCCCGACACCGACCCGGTACGCCAGGACCTGACCGCCGAGGCGATCCGCCTGACCCGCCTGATCCGCGAACTGCTGCCACAGGACGGGGAGGTGACCGGCCTGCTCGCGTCGATGCTGCTCACCGAGGCCCGCCGCCCCGCCCGCGTATCGGCGACCGGCGAACTCGTGACGCTCGCGGAGCAGGACCGAGGAGCCTGGAACACGGACCTGATAGCCGAGGGCCACGGACTGGTACGCGAACGCCTCGCGACCGGCGAACCCCCAGGCCGCTACCAGCTCCTCGCCGCGATCAACGCCGTCCACACCTCGGCCCGCGACATCCGCGACACCGACTGGTCACAGATCCTCGCCCTGTACGACCACCTCGCCCGCGTCGACCCGTCACCGATCGTCGCCCTCAACCGCGCCGTCGCCGTGGCCGAACTGGACGGCCCCGAGGTAGCCCTGACAATCGTGGACCGCCTCGAAAACACCCTGTCCGGCTACCACGCCTACCACGCCACCCGCGCCGACCTACTCCGCAGGCTGGGCCGAAGTGGACAGTCGCGCGCGGCCTACGACAGGGCCATCGACCTGGCCGGCAACACCGCCGAGACCGCCCACCTCACCCGCCGCCGCGACCAACTGCGATGA
- a CDS encoding YciI family protein: MRYLVSVIDDRENPGSTDRRPAISEFNERLIAEGYWVFAGGLADTDTATVVDNRGEQVVFSDGPFVESKEYLAGVWVWEAPDLDVALKLATEASRICDRKIEVRPFR; encoded by the coding sequence ATGCGGTACCTGGTTTCCGTCATCGACGACCGGGAGAACCCCGGCAGCACCGACCGGCGGCCCGCGATCAGCGAGTTCAACGAACGGCTGATCGCCGAGGGCTACTGGGTCTTCGCGGGCGGGCTCGCGGACACCGACACGGCCACGGTCGTGGACAACCGGGGCGAGCAGGTCGTGTTCAGCGACGGGCCGTTCGTGGAGTCGAAGGAGTACCTCGCCGGGGTCTGGGTGTGGGAGGCGCCCGACCTGGACGTGGCGCTCAAGCTCGCCACCGAGGCGTCGCGGATCTGCGACCGCAAGATCGAGGTGCGGCCGTTCCGGTGA
- a CDS encoding NAD(P)H-binding protein: MILVIGGTGTTGRAVLRSLSVPTRALVRRPGGLPPGVEQVVGDAADPGPLRAALTGVSGVFLAMGNGPRQEAIELGVVAEAARAGVDHLVKLSAPSAAADSPVAIARLHHRVEEAVRASGIAHTFLRPYAFFQNLLFHAERVRAVGWFPAATGDTPLNMVDARDVADVAVAALTRRITGTHLLTGAEAVSYPEVAARLTAAGRPTRCVTVTPDELRADLRGAPDWLVEHVVEIQRLATTHPERPNDTVARLLGRPPRRLDDFMAEHAGAFGGPIRTDSTA, translated from the coding sequence ATGATCCTCGTCATCGGCGGCACCGGCACCACCGGACGTGCCGTCCTGCGTTCCCTGTCCGTACCGACCCGGGCCCTCGTCCGCCGACCGGGCGGCCTTCCGCCGGGCGTCGAGCAGGTCGTTGGCGACGCGGCCGACCCCGGCCCGTTGCGGGCCGCGCTGACGGGCGTGTCCGGCGTGTTCCTGGCCATGGGCAACGGACCGCGCCAGGAGGCCATCGAACTCGGCGTGGTCGCCGAGGCCGCCCGCGCGGGCGTCGACCACCTGGTGAAGCTGTCCGCGCCGTCGGCCGCCGCCGACTCGCCGGTCGCGATCGCCCGCCTGCACCATCGCGTGGAGGAGGCGGTGCGCGCGTCGGGGATCGCGCACACGTTCCTGCGGCCGTACGCGTTCTTCCAGAACCTGCTGTTCCACGCCGAGCGCGTCCGCGCCGTCGGCTGGTTCCCGGCCGCGACCGGCGACACGCCGCTGAACATGGTGGATGCGCGGGACGTGGCGGACGTGGCCGTCGCCGCCCTCACCCGCCGGATCACCGGGACGCACCTGCTCACCGGCGCCGAGGCGGTCTCCTACCCGGAGGTCGCGGCGCGGCTCACGGCCGCGGGCCGGCCGACCCGGTGCGTCACCGTCACCCCGGACGAACTGCGTGCCGACCTGCGTGGTGCGCCGGACTGGCTGGTGGAGCACGTGGTGGAGATCCAGCGCCTGGCCACCACCCACCCCGAGCGGCCGAACGACACCGTGGCCCGACTGCTGGGACGTCCGCCGCGGCGGCTGGACGACTTCATGGCCGAGCACGCGGGGGCGTTCGGCGGTCCGATCAGGACCGACTCCACGGCGTGA
- a CDS encoding dihydrofolate reductase family protein: protein MKLTTMTQVTVDGVLQGNGATSDDPRNGFERGGWAIGRGDDETHAFINRTYARADAFLFGRLTYGLFAGAWGSWAEQDVPGWEPVLRALNTRPKYVVSSTLTAPTWSGTTVLSGDVATAIAALKAVPGGELQVHGSGALVRWLLANELVDELTLLTIPVVLGQGTRLFPDEGPDLALDVVESRVDSKGVTIQVYRPRY, encoded by the coding sequence ATGAAGCTGACGACCATGACCCAGGTGACCGTCGACGGGGTGCTGCAGGGCAACGGTGCCACCTCCGACGACCCCAGAAACGGCTTCGAGCGCGGCGGCTGGGCCATCGGTCGGGGGGACGACGAGACCCACGCGTTCATCAACCGGACCTACGCGCGGGCCGACGCGTTCCTGTTCGGTCGGCTCACCTACGGGCTGTTCGCGGGCGCGTGGGGGTCCTGGGCGGAACAGGACGTCCCCGGCTGGGAGCCGGTCCTGCGCGCGTTGAACACCCGGCCCAAGTACGTCGTGTCGAGCACGCTCACCGCGCCGACCTGGTCGGGCACCACCGTCCTGTCCGGCGACGTCGCCACCGCCATCGCCGCCCTGAAGGCCGTGCCCGGCGGCGAGTTGCAGGTGCACGGCAGCGGCGCGCTGGTCCGGTGGCTGCTGGCCAACGAACTGGTCGACGAGCTGACCCTGCTGACCATCCCGGTGGTCCTCGGCCAGGGCACGCGGCTGTTCCCCGACGAGGGGCCCGACCTCGCGCTCGACGTGGTCGAGTCACGCGTGGACTCGAAGGGTGTGACGATCCAGGTCTACCGCCCGCGGTACTGA
- a CDS encoding carboxymuconolactone decarboxylase family protein, which yields MSISRLPNPARLVPELGQIGGALFKATGNGSIPQVTIGLVQLRAGQIVGSTYLTVLHTGNLRKAGEDEDRITAVASWRDTSSFTAAERVALALVEAVLTPNPYGERVSDELYAQASEHYDDQALATLAVVIGQVGFFTPLALIGKPVPGVSAAEQWRD from the coding sequence ATGAGCATTTCCCGCCTGCCCAACCCCGCCCGGCTCGTCCCCGAACTGGGGCAGATCGGCGGCGCCCTGTTCAAGGCGACGGGGAACGGTTCGATCCCCCAGGTCACCATCGGCCTGGTGCAGTTGCGTGCCGGGCAGATCGTCGGCAGCACCTACCTGACCGTCCTGCACACCGGGAACCTCCGCAAGGCCGGGGAGGACGAGGACCGCATCACGGCCGTGGCGTCGTGGCGTGACACGTCGTCCTTCACCGCCGCCGAACGGGTCGCGCTGGCGCTCGTCGAGGCCGTGCTCACGCCGAACCCTTACGGCGAAAGGGTTTCCGACGAGCTGTACGCCCAGGCGTCCGAGCACTACGACGACCAGGCACTCGCCACCCTCGCCGTGGTGATCGGCCAGGTCGGCTTCTTCACCCCGCTCGCGCTGATCGGCAAGCCGGTTCCCGGGGTGTCGGCCGCCGAGCAGTGGCGGGACTGA
- a CDS encoding carboxymuconolactone decarboxylase family protein, translating into MTNPAYVIPEAGQAIGALLRAVRQDVVPLETLMPAAVRGSQVNGGSACLHADVVEARKAGVDDDRLAAVAAWRGSPFFSAAERVALALAESVARMNDRSSDAVSDALWDEVVAHYDERQRAVLILWIATGNLFNTVNNVIKEPAGTTWGPGT; encoded by the coding sequence ATGACCAATCCCGCCTACGTGATCCCGGAGGCGGGGCAGGCGATCGGGGCTCTGCTGCGGGCCGTCCGGCAGGACGTCGTGCCGCTGGAGACCCTGATGCCGGCCGCCGTGCGGGGCAGCCAGGTCAACGGCGGCAGTGCCTGTCTGCACGCGGACGTCGTGGAGGCCAGGAAGGCCGGTGTGGACGACGACCGGTTGGCCGCGGTGGCGGCTTGGCGCGGGTCGCCGTTCTTCTCCGCGGCCGAGCGGGTGGCGTTGGCGCTGGCCGAGTCCGTCGCGCGGATGAACGACCGGTCGTCGGACGCCGTTTCCGACGCGTTGTGGGACGAGGTCGTCGCGCACTACGACGAACGGCAGCGCGCGGTGCTGATCCTGTGGATCGCCACCGGGAACCTGTTCAACACCGTCAACAACGTGATCAAGGAGCCGGCCGGGACGACCTGGGGTCCGGGCACCTGA
- a CDS encoding serine hydrolase domain-containing protein yields the protein MSDSEVHGTVAHGFEAVRDEFAAVAQDAQLAVHLHGRRVVDLWTGDVAGDSLTGVYSSTKGATALVVAVLVQDGVLELDLPVAHYWPRFAAAGKGRITLRDVLTHRSGLIGGLSADELADDRETARRLADRRPYWRPGTAYGYGGFVTFAIVGEVVRLATGRSLQEHYEERIRAPYGLDLYLGLPEALEERYLDVLPGSASPAELTAFLATLPSPYSIVGMGYGFGLDQVAFLNTRRVRALGQASAGGVGNARGLAAMYAAATFGPLLGPETLGEFTTLHSTGRDLVTGTGQYALGFQAKGLRYPFLGADAFGHNGSAGSEAFADPLSGIAFGYVRRRFSVDWSYPEHDRLVAAVHRAAVGAVDDNGKVYP from the coding sequence ATGAGCGACAGCGAGGTCCACGGGACGGTCGCCCACGGGTTCGAGGCCGTACGGGACGAGTTCGCCGCCGTGGCCCAGGACGCGCAACTGGCCGTCCACCTGCATGGCCGGCGCGTGGTCGACCTGTGGACCGGCGACGTGGCCGGTGACTCCCTGACGGGTGTCTATTCCTCGACCAAGGGGGCCACGGCCCTGGTGGTCGCAGTGCTCGTGCAGGACGGCGTGCTGGAGCTGGACCTGCCCGTCGCCCACTACTGGCCGCGGTTCGCCGCGGCGGGCAAGGGCCGGATCACGCTGCGGGACGTCCTCACCCACCGTTCGGGCCTGATCGGCGGCCTGAGCGCCGACGAACTCGCCGACGACCGCGAGACCGCCCGCCGGCTCGCGGACCGGCGCCCGTACTGGCGGCCGGGCACGGCCTACGGCTACGGCGGGTTCGTGACGTTCGCGATCGTCGGCGAGGTGGTGCGCCTCGCCACCGGACGGTCGCTCCAGGAGCACTACGAGGAACGGATACGCGCGCCTTACGGGCTGGACCTGTACCTCGGGCTGCCCGAAGCGTTGGAGGAGCGCTACCTCGACGTGCTCCCGGGTTCGGCGAGTCCGGCGGAACTCACCGCGTTCCTGGCCACCCTGCCGAGCCCGTACAGCATCGTCGGGATGGGCTACGGGTTCGGCTTGGACCAGGTGGCCTTCCTGAACACCCGACGCGTGCGTGCGCTCGGCCAGGCTTCCGCCGGCGGCGTGGGCAACGCGCGTGGGCTGGCCGCGATGTACGCCGCCGCCACCTTCGGGCCGCTGCTCGGACCCGAGACCCTCGGCGAGTTCACCACGCTCCACTCCACCGGCCGCGATCTGGTCACCGGCACCGGCCAGTACGCGCTCGGGTTCCAGGCGAAGGGTCTGCGCTACCCGTTCCTGGGTGCGGACGCCTTCGGCCACAACGGTTCCGCAGGCTCGGAGGCGTTCGCCGACCCGCTCTCCGGCATCGCTTTCGGCTACGTCCGGCGCCGGTTCTCCGTCGACTGGTCCTACCCCGAACACGACCGGCTGGTCGCCGCGGTCCACCGCGCGGCCGTCGGCGCAGTAGACGACAACGGAAAGGTCTACCCATGA
- a CDS encoding DUF6959 family protein: MTLGVKLLSVSGNYAVVHLDHRNFPALAIQGDSLKILQEAVEEFAECWDGGDVDDARYALAEVSETIRGMLLVYQEAAREQGFELPYFPGGRPGRP; encoded by the coding sequence GTGACTCTGGGTGTGAAGCTCCTTTCGGTGTCGGGGAACTACGCCGTGGTGCACCTCGACCATCGGAACTTTCCCGCGTTGGCGATCCAGGGCGATTCGCTGAAGATCCTCCAGGAGGCCGTCGAGGAGTTCGCGGAGTGCTGGGACGGCGGCGACGTCGACGACGCGCGATACGCGTTGGCCGAGGTGTCCGAGACGATCCGGGGCATGCTCCTGGTGTACCAGGAAGCGGCCCGTGAGCAGGGCTTCGAGCTGCCCTACTTCCCCGGAGGGCGACCCGGCCGGCCATGA
- a CDS encoding LysR family transcriptional regulator → MEELGDVAVFVRVVEAGSFSAAARVLWMPKSSVSRRVARLENRLGVRLLHRTTRSLALTDAGRAYHARVSVALAELDSAAGAAADSREAPRGVVRLAAPPDVGAEVLPELLAAFLARYPEVRVEVALSPSADLVEGGFDLALRGGAGGRGATRLQDTRFRLFASPVYLARKGNPQRPAELEGHLCLRFGDVDRWLLHGPRGEVSVAVTGPLAADDLSFVRRAAVAGAGIALLPEPSVAPAVRAGLLVPLLPDHHAEGRPLHLVVPSDRHLPSRVAVLRDYLVANFPR, encoded by the coding sequence GTGGAAGAGTTGGGTGACGTCGCGGTCTTCGTCCGCGTGGTCGAGGCGGGGAGCTTCTCCGCCGCCGCGAGGGTGCTGTGGATGCCGAAGTCGTCCGTGAGCCGCCGGGTGGCCCGACTGGAGAACCGGTTGGGCGTGCGGCTGCTGCACCGCACCACGCGGTCGCTCGCGCTGACCGACGCCGGACGCGCCTACCACGCGCGGGTCTCGGTGGCGTTGGCCGAACTGGACTCGGCGGCCGGTGCGGCGGCCGACAGCCGGGAGGCGCCACGCGGCGTCGTGCGACTGGCCGCGCCACCCGACGTCGGCGCCGAGGTGCTGCCGGAGCTGCTGGCGGCGTTCCTGGCCCGGTACCCGGAGGTGCGCGTGGAGGTGGCGCTGTCGCCGTCGGCGGACCTGGTGGAGGGCGGGTTCGACCTGGCGTTGCGCGGCGGTGCCGGGGGACGCGGCGCGACCCGCCTCCAGGACACCCGGTTCCGGCTGTTCGCGTCGCCGGTCTACCTGGCGCGCAAGGGGAATCCGCAGCGACCCGCCGAGCTGGAAGGGCACCTGTGCCTGCGGTTCGGCGACGTCGACCGGTGGCTGCTGCACGGGCCGCGCGGAGAGGTGTCGGTGGCGGTGACGGGACCGTTGGCGGCCGACGACCTGTCGTTCGTGCGGCGGGCGGCGGTGGCCGGCGCGGGGATCGCGCTGCTGCCCGAACCGTCCGTGGCACCGGCGGTGCGCGCCGGTCTGCTGGTGCCGTTGCTGCCCGACCACCACGCCGAGGGCCGGCCCCTGCACCTGGTGGTGCCGTCGGACCGGCACCTGCCGTCCCGGGTGGCCGTGTTGCGGGACTACCTGGTGGCGAACTTCCCCCGGTGA
- a CDS encoding phosphatase PAP2 family protein, with the protein MPLLAVRRERPLWYFEVPLLIAGYFLFGLIRAAVDRGDPAATDNALRVQRLERFLHIAIEYPLNQAMLDHPVAIHATGYFYRLSILAVPVVLIWLYLTRPARYGRLRTVLVVTMLLDLPFVWLYPEAPPRFALAGIVDYMATYDILFSAESRIPRPGVNLLAAMPSMHVAWTTWCGYAVWSALRERAPRLSLFAWVFPLLTALVVLVTGHHYVVDIVAGVTLVGVSIGLTTLVRKRTSA; encoded by the coding sequence ATGCCGCTCTTAGCTGTCCGACGCGAACGTCCCCTGTGGTATTTCGAAGTCCCGCTGCTGATCGCCGGGTATTTCCTGTTCGGTCTGATCCGGGCCGCCGTCGACCGCGGCGATCCGGCGGCGACCGACAACGCCCTGCGCGTCCAGCGGCTGGAGCGGTTCCTGCACATCGCGATCGAGTACCCGCTCAACCAGGCGATGCTCGACCACCCGGTGGCGATCCACGCGACCGGCTACTTCTACCGGCTCAGCATCCTGGCCGTGCCGGTCGTCCTGATCTGGCTCTACCTCACCCGACCGGCGCGGTACGGCCGACTGCGCACCGTCCTGGTGGTGACGATGCTGCTGGACCTGCCGTTCGTGTGGCTGTACCCGGAGGCGCCGCCGCGGTTCGCCCTGGCGGGCATCGTCGACTACATGGCCACGTACGACATCCTTTTCAGCGCGGAGTCCCGCATTCCCCGGCCCGGCGTGAACCTGTTGGCGGCGATGCCGAGCATGCACGTCGCGTGGACGACTTGGTGCGGTTACGCGGTGTGGAGTGCGCTGCGTGAACGCGCTCCGCGATTGTCTTTGTTCGCGTGGGTGTTCCCACTCTTGACCGCTTTGGTCGTCCTGGTCACGGGACACCACTACGTCGTGGACATCGTGGCGGGTGTCACGCTGGTGGGAGTCTCGATCGGTTTGACCACCTTGGTGAGAAAGCGGACGAGCGCCTGA